The Thalassotalea sp. LPB0316 nucleotide sequence TCTTTTGCTTTGTTGGCCTGTGAGATATCATCCCACTTATCGTAGTCTGTTTTCATCCCCAAATAGGTTTGCATCATTGGACTGCGTTTTACGCCTTCATTGAAAAGCTGATCAAATAATTGATTTGCTTTGTCAGACTCAGACATAGCGACAGTTTCGTTAGCTTGTTTGACGGGTTCAGCTGGTTTTGTCGTTTGCGCTTCTTTATTACACGCGCTCAGCAAGGTTGTGCTGATGGCTATCGCCAATAGAGATTTCTTGAAAGACATGTTACTTCCTATGTTAGTATTTTAATGCAGTCTCACTAATTACAGTGATATTTGCAAATTTAGCAAGACCAATGGGTTTAATTCTACGATTAACGGCGGCTTTATTAAGGTATTTATTTTGACTCAGTTGTTATCTCTTCGTAAAGCGTTGCCAACAGATAGACGTTTTCTACTTAATTTAAGAAAAGTAACCATGACTGAGCACTTAGCCAAAGCAGGCATTGTCATGGACGATGTACGCCATTTGGCACGTATCGACGAGTTTTTTAGCGACTCAATGATCATTGAATATAAAAACGTATCGATTGGTGTTATTAAGCTTGGTAAGTTTTCCGATCGCTTGCATATTCGCCAGTTACAAATTATGCCGAAATATCAAGGCAAAGGCGTTGGGGCTAAAGTAATCCAACAAGTGATAAAACGGGCTGTTGCACTAAACTTACCGGTCAGTTTATACGTACTAAAACAAAACCCAGCTAAACGTCTTTATCAACGGTTAGGCTTTGTCATTGAGAGTGAAACAGATCTTGAATATTTCATGAAGTTATCAATCGACTGTTGACAACTTGAGATAAAC carries:
- a CDS encoding GNAT family N-acetyltransferase, yielding MTEHLAKAGIVMDDVRHLARIDEFFSDSMIIEYKNVSIGVIKLGKFSDRLHIRQLQIMPKYQGKGVGAKVIQQVIKRAVALNLPVSLYVLKQNPAKRLYQRLGFVIESETDLEYFMKLSIDC